A genome region from Mycolicibacterium litorale includes the following:
- a CDS encoding DUF1206 domain-containing protein has translation MTGAATDLAQNTVFEHVARTGYVVSGLLHVIIGYLAIQIALGTGGGSADQSGALTALSTKPGGIVALWIAVIALVIMALWRLAETALGRSTDPKDQGNMPELLDRVKAFALAVVYFGFAYSTFGFARGAGQSTGDTNAGLSAQLMRTTGGTVVLVIAGIIIAAVGAYHVYKGASGSFVDDLHGTPSDLVHRLGLVGYVAKGLVITGVGALVIIAASFSDPARATGLDGALKALGGQPFGAVLLVAASLGIITYGLYSFAMARYAKM, from the coding sequence GTGACCGGAGCCGCAACAGATCTCGCTCAGAACACCGTCTTCGAGCACGTCGCTCGAACCGGGTACGTCGTCAGCGGGTTGCTCCACGTCATCATCGGATACCTGGCCATCCAGATCGCTCTGGGTACCGGCGGTGGTAGTGCGGATCAATCAGGAGCCTTGACTGCTCTGTCGACTAAACCGGGCGGGATCGTTGCGCTCTGGATCGCCGTGATCGCCCTTGTGATCATGGCGTTGTGGCGGCTCGCGGAAACAGCGCTCGGCCGCTCAACCGATCCGAAGGACCAAGGGAACATGCCGGAACTCCTGGACCGGGTGAAGGCATTCGCGCTCGCGGTCGTTTACTTCGGCTTCGCCTACTCCACCTTCGGATTCGCACGCGGTGCGGGGCAATCCACCGGTGACACGAATGCCGGTCTGAGCGCTCAGCTCATGCGAACCACCGGCGGCACGGTGGTGCTCGTCATCGCCGGGATCATCATCGCCGCGGTTGGTGCATACCATGTCTACAAGGGCGCCAGCGGGAGCTTTGTTGATGATCTCCACGGGACGCCCAGCGACTTGGTGCACCGGCTCGGTCTCGTCGGTTATGTCGCCAAGGGCCTTGTCATCACGGGTGTCGGGGCGCTCGTGATCATCGCCGCGAGCTTCTCCGACCCCGCCAGAGCCACAGGACTCGACGGCGCACTGAAAGCGCTTGGCGGCCAACCATTCGGAGCGGTCCTTCTGGTTGCGGCCAGTCTGGGAATCATCACCTACGGTCTCTACAGCTTTGCCATGGCTCGATACGCCAAGATGTAA
- a CDS encoding TerC family protein: protein MNVSALEWGITIAVTVAVLLFDVVAIARRPHEPSMKECSIALSVYVSLAVAFGVWVWLFHGGDYGLEFFAGWLTEYSLSVDNLFIFIIIMASFNVPKKYQQEALMVGIILALIFRGIFIALGAVAINQFSWVFYIFGLFLVYTAWNLARDTGHEDDGDNAVVKFARNHLTLTDKWDGLKLWIKEDGKRLMTPMFLVIVALGTTDLIFALDSIPAIFGLTQEPYLVFTANVFALMGLRQLFFLLGGLLKRLVYLSQGLAFILLFIGVKLFLHALHENELPFINGGEHVPVPEIPTLLSLGVIVVTLVITTVLSLMKTRGRNADQVDEAQRKIEDDGKKSFDSH, encoded by the coding sequence GTGAACGTTTCCGCCCTGGAATGGGGCATCACCATCGCCGTCACGGTGGCGGTGCTGCTGTTCGACGTGGTGGCCATTGCCCGGCGCCCGCACGAGCCTTCGATGAAGGAGTGCTCGATCGCGCTGTCGGTGTACGTGTCGCTGGCCGTCGCGTTCGGTGTCTGGGTGTGGCTGTTCCACGGCGGGGACTACGGACTGGAGTTCTTCGCCGGCTGGCTGACGGAATACAGCCTGTCAGTCGACAACCTGTTCATCTTCATCATCATCATGGCCAGCTTCAACGTGCCCAAGAAGTATCAGCAGGAAGCGCTGATGGTGGGCATCATCCTGGCCTTGATCTTCCGCGGTATCTTCATCGCGCTGGGCGCGGTCGCGATCAACCAGTTCTCCTGGGTGTTCTACATTTTCGGCCTGTTCCTGGTGTACACCGCGTGGAACCTCGCCCGTGACACCGGCCACGAGGACGACGGTGACAACGCGGTCGTCAAGTTCGCCCGCAACCACCTCACGCTGACCGACAAGTGGGACGGCCTGAAGCTGTGGATCAAGGAGGACGGCAAGCGTCTGATGACGCCGATGTTCCTGGTGATCGTCGCGCTGGGAACCACCGACCTGATCTTCGCGCTGGACTCGATCCCGGCGATCTTCGGCCTGACGCAGGAACCGTATCTGGTGTTCACGGCCAACGTCTTCGCGCTGATGGGGCTGCGGCAGCTGTTTTTCCTGCTCGGCGGGCTGCTCAAGCGGCTGGTGTACCTGTCGCAGGGGCTCGCGTTCATCCTGCTGTTCATCGGCGTGAAGCTGTTCCTGCACGCGCTGCACGAGAACGAGCTGCCGTTCATCAACGGCGGTGAGCACGTCCCGGTGCCGGAGATCCCGACGCTGCTCAGCCTGGGCGTCATCGTCGTCACGCTCGTCATCACGACCGTGCTGAGCCTCATGAAGACGCGGGGCAGGAACGCCGACCAGGTGGACGAGGCGCAGCGCAAGATCGAGGACGACGGCAAGAAGTCCTTCGACTCGCACTGA
- a CDS encoding M1 family metallopeptidase codes for MTRSKKTSSAAAIIDPYLPETGNFGYRVSRYELDLEYKVSINRLSGSATITAVTLAALRTFTLDLADNLKVTKVAVNGRRPARFSCAHDKLRVELPSPLPAGAALVVEVRYNGTPEPIESLWGDVGFEELTNGALVAGQPNGAASWFPCDDHPSSKASYRIQISTDSPYRAIANGELASRRARAGHTVWTYEQPEPTSTYLITLQIGMYDMHRLAKTPVPIQAALPARLRRHFDHDFGRQPQMMKLFVKLFGPYPLASGYTVVVTDDDLEIPLEAQGISIFGANHCNGTRRSERLIAHELAHQWFGNSVTVRRWRDIWLHEGFACYAEWLWSENSGGRSAGEWAHHYHARLADLPQDLLLADPGPADMFDDRVYKRGALTLHVLRTRIGDEKFFALLQDWTARHRHGTAFTDDFTGLAANYTDESLRPLWDAWLYAKDLPRL; via the coding sequence GTGACGCGTTCGAAGAAGACGAGTAGCGCCGCGGCGATCATCGATCCCTACCTGCCCGAGACCGGCAATTTCGGGTACCGGGTGTCGCGCTACGAACTCGACCTGGAGTACAAGGTCTCGATCAACCGGCTGTCCGGTTCGGCGACCATCACCGCCGTCACGCTGGCCGCGCTGCGGACCTTCACCCTCGATCTGGCCGACAACCTCAAGGTGACGAAGGTGGCCGTCAACGGCAGGCGGCCGGCACGGTTTTCCTGCGCGCACGACAAGCTGCGGGTCGAGTTGCCGTCGCCGTTGCCCGCCGGGGCGGCGCTCGTGGTGGAGGTCCGGTACAACGGCACCCCTGAACCGATCGAATCCCTCTGGGGTGACGTCGGATTCGAGGAGCTGACGAACGGCGCGCTGGTCGCCGGACAGCCCAACGGGGCGGCCTCGTGGTTCCCGTGCGACGATCACCCGAGCTCCAAGGCCAGCTACCGCATCCAGATCAGCACCGACAGCCCGTACCGCGCGATCGCCAACGGCGAGTTGGCGTCTCGGCGCGCGCGGGCCGGTCACACCGTGTGGACCTACGAGCAGCCCGAACCGACGTCGACCTACCTGATCACCCTGCAGATCGGCATGTACGACATGCACCGGCTGGCGAAGACGCCGGTGCCCATACAGGCTGCGCTACCCGCGCGGCTGCGCCGCCACTTCGACCACGACTTCGGCCGCCAGCCGCAGATGATGAAGCTGTTCGTCAAACTGTTCGGGCCGTATCCACTGGCGAGCGGCTACACCGTGGTGGTGACCGACGACGACCTCGAGATACCGCTGGAGGCCCAGGGCATCTCGATCTTCGGCGCCAACCACTGCAACGGCACACGGCGGTCCGAGCGGCTGATCGCCCACGAACTGGCCCACCAGTGGTTCGGCAACTCCGTCACCGTGCGGCGCTGGCGCGACATCTGGCTGCACGAGGGTTTCGCGTGTTACGCCGAATGGCTGTGGTCGGAGAACTCCGGCGGCCGCAGCGCCGGCGAGTGGGCACACCACTATCACGCACGGCTGGCCGACCTGCCCCAGGATCTACTGCTCGCCGACCCCGGCCCGGCGGACATGTTCGACGACCGGGTGTACAAGCGGGGCGCGCTGACCCTGCACGTCCTGCGCACCCGCATCGGTGACGAGAAGTTCTTCGCCCTGCTGCAGGACTGGACAGCGCGGCACCGCCACGGCACCGCGTTCACCGACGACTTCACCGGGTTGGCGGCCAACTACACCGACGAGTCGCTGCGCCCGCTGTGGGACGCCTGGCTCTACGCGAAGGATCTGCCGAGGCTGTGA
- a CDS encoding aldehyde dehydrogenase (NADP(+)), with the protein MTSTVSSTDLTGQMLIAGTAVHGTGAEIRGFDPTRGAELEPAYRHGEASHVEAACAAAAEAFHAYRATSSDQRARFLEGIADNIAAITDDLVHRAHAETGLPEARLTGEVGRTTGQLRLFASVLREGSWNGARIDTAQPDRTPLPRPDLRQRMVPLGPVAVFGASNFPLAFSVAGGDTASALAAGCPVVVKAHDAHPGTSELVGRAICAAVADAGLPPGTFSLLYIPGPGLGTALVTDPRIKAVGFTGSRAGGLALVAAAAARPEPIPVYAEMSSINPVFLLGGALAGRGAEIGRAFVGSLTMGSGQFCTNPGLVIAIDSPGLDAFTAAAAEALSASAPTAMLTPDIADNYRAGVDALSGEATLVARGSADGDAAVSCRAALFSTDAAGLLGSKSLQAEVFGASSLIVRCADLDEMKTVAANLEGQLTATLHIDDSDVAHAGELLPILELKAGRILFNGWPTGVEVCHAMVHGGPFPATSDSRTTSVGSRAIDRFLRPVCYQDAPKSLVPSAIADDNPDRLWRRVDGELTKD; encoded by the coding sequence ATGACTTCCACCGTCTCGTCGACCGACCTGACCGGCCAGATGCTGATCGCGGGCACCGCGGTCCACGGCACCGGAGCCGAGATCCGCGGCTTCGATCCGACCCGGGGCGCGGAACTCGAACCGGCCTACCGGCACGGCGAGGCCTCTCACGTCGAGGCCGCGTGCGCGGCGGCAGCCGAGGCGTTCCACGCCTATCGGGCCACCTCCTCGGATCAGCGGGCGCGATTCCTCGAGGGCATCGCCGACAACATCGCCGCGATCACCGACGACCTGGTCCACCGCGCCCACGCCGAGACCGGCCTGCCCGAGGCCCGGCTGACCGGTGAGGTCGGCCGCACCACCGGGCAGCTGCGGCTGTTCGCCTCGGTGCTGCGTGAAGGCAGCTGGAACGGCGCGCGCATCGACACCGCACAACCCGACCGCACACCTCTGCCGCGCCCCGACCTGCGGCAGCGCATGGTTCCGCTGGGTCCGGTGGCCGTGTTCGGTGCCAGCAACTTTCCGCTCGCCTTCTCGGTCGCCGGCGGCGACACCGCCTCCGCGCTCGCGGCGGGTTGCCCCGTGGTGGTCAAAGCGCACGACGCCCACCCGGGCACCTCCGAACTCGTCGGCCGCGCGATTTGCGCCGCCGTCGCCGACGCCGGGCTGCCGCCCGGCACCTTCTCGCTTCTCTACATACCCGGCCCGGGACTGGGCACCGCCCTGGTCACCGATCCGCGCATCAAGGCGGTCGGGTTCACCGGTTCCCGCGCCGGCGGGCTGGCGCTGGTCGCCGCGGCGGCCGCCCGCCCCGAGCCGATCCCGGTCTACGCCGAGATGAGCTCGATCAACCCGGTGTTCCTACTCGGCGGTGCGCTCGCCGGCCGCGGCGCCGAGATCGGGCGCGCGTTCGTCGGATCGCTGACCATGGGATCCGGGCAGTTCTGCACGAATCCGGGCCTGGTCATCGCGATCGACAGCCCCGGTCTCGACGCCTTCACCGCCGCCGCCGCAGAGGCGTTGAGCGCGTCCGCCCCGACCGCGATGCTGACCCCGGACATCGCCGACAACTATCGCGCCGGCGTCGACGCGCTGTCGGGTGAGGCCACGCTGGTGGCTCGCGGTTCGGCCGACGGCGACGCCGCGGTCTCCTGCCGCGCCGCGCTGTTCAGCACCGACGCGGCCGGCCTGCTCGGCTCAAAGTCGTTGCAGGCGGAGGTGTTCGGCGCATCGAGCCTGATCGTGCGGTGCGCCGACCTCGACGAGATGAAGACCGTCGCGGCCAACCTGGAGGGTCAGCTGACCGCCACCCTGCACATCGACGACTCCGACGTCGCCCACGCCGGTGAGCTGCTGCCGATCCTCGAACTCAAAGCCGGACGCATCCTGTTCAACGGCTGGCCCACCGGCGTCGAGGTGTGCCACGCGATGGTGCACGGCGGCCCGTTCCCCGCCACGTCCGACTCCCGCACCACATCGGTCGGCTCGAGGGCCATCGACCGCTTCCTTCGTCCCGTCTGTTACCAGGACGCACCGAAATCGTTGGTGCCCAGCGCGATCGCCGACGACAACCCGGACCGACTGTGGCGCCGGGTCGACGGCGAACTCACCAAAGACTGA
- a CDS encoding DUF6131 family protein has translation MVVLGILLIVLGLLLPTLVPTFAFAHVLLVIGIILLIVGLILMVVGRMGHAVGGRRHYY, from the coding sequence ATGGTCGTCCTCGGAATCCTCCTCATCGTTCTTGGGCTGCTCCTCCCGACCCTGGTCCCCACGTTTGCCTTCGCCCATGTCCTCTTGGTCATCGGGATCATTCTGCTCATCGTCGGTTTGATACTGATGGTGGTCGGACGGATGGGACATGCGGTCGGCGGCCGGCGTCACTACTACTGA
- the galE gene encoding UDP-glucose 4-epimerase GalE, with the protein MTWLVTGGAGYIGSHVVRALGEADLPVVVIDDLSTGLEQFVPESVPFVRGTLLDAALVEQTLREHAVTGVIHIAGYKYAGVSVQRPLHTYEQNVSAMVTLLKAMDTVGVDRIVFSSSAATYGTPDGQQVDESTPTRPESPYGETKLIGEWLLRDAGRASGLRHTSLRYFNVVGSGSTELFDKSPHNLFPLVFDMLYRGETPRINGDDYPTPDGTCVRDYVDVSDVALAHVAAARRLDNGEPVEPVYNLGSGAGTSVREIMTAIRAATGVDFEPQIMPRRPGDPARIVANGDLAARDLDWKMRHSLDEMVSSAWAARQAAGAGYPGAGQS; encoded by the coding sequence ATGACGTGGCTGGTCACCGGCGGAGCCGGATACATCGGCTCGCACGTCGTGCGCGCGCTGGGCGAGGCTGACCTGCCTGTCGTGGTGATCGACGACCTGTCCACCGGGCTGGAGCAGTTCGTGCCGGAGTCCGTGCCGTTCGTGCGCGGCACCCTGCTCGACGCCGCACTGGTCGAGCAGACGCTGCGTGAACACGCCGTCACCGGCGTCATCCACATCGCCGGCTACAAATACGCCGGGGTCTCGGTGCAGCGCCCCCTGCACACCTACGAGCAGAACGTGTCGGCGATGGTCACGCTGCTCAAGGCGATGGACACCGTCGGCGTCGACAGGATCGTGTTCTCCTCGAGCGCCGCCACCTACGGCACCCCGGACGGCCAGCAGGTCGACGAGTCCACACCCACCCGGCCGGAGTCCCCGTACGGCGAGACCAAGCTGATCGGCGAGTGGCTGCTGCGCGACGCCGGGCGGGCGTCCGGGCTGCGTCACACCAGCCTGCGGTACTTCAACGTCGTCGGGTCGGGGTCGACCGAGCTGTTCGACAAGAGCCCGCACAACCTTTTCCCGCTGGTCTTCGACATGCTCTACCGCGGTGAGACGCCCCGCATCAACGGCGACGACTACCCCACCCCCGACGGCACCTGCGTGCGCGACTACGTCGACGTGAGCGATGTCGCTCTCGCGCACGTCGCCGCGGCCCGTCGGCTCGACAACGGCGAACCGGTGGAGCCGGTCTACAACCTCGGCAGCGGCGCGGGCACCTCGGTGCGCGAGATCATGACCGCTATTCGCGCGGCCACCGGCGTCGACTTCGAACCGCAGATCATGCCGCGGCGTCCCGGTGATCCGGCGCGGATCGTCGCCAACGGCGACCTCGCCGCGCGTGACCTCGACTGGAAGATGCGCCACTCACTCGACGAAATGGTGTCCTCGGCGTGGGCGGCACGTCAGGCGGCGGGCGCCGGGTATCCGGGAGCAGGGCAGTCCTGA
- a CDS encoding CsbD family protein produces MTIGKTIAHHAEATKGAAKKLIGRASGVTRLRTQGRAGQAKGNSKQSGEKVKDAFRL; encoded by the coding sequence ATGACCATCGGTAAGACGATCGCCCACCACGCCGAAGCCACAAAGGGCGCTGCGAAGAAACTGATCGGCCGCGCGAGCGGGGTCACCCGCCTGCGTACCCAGGGGCGTGCCGGACAGGCCAAAGGGAACTCCAAACAGTCAGGGGAGAAGGTGAAAGACGCTTTCAGGCTTTGA
- a CDS encoding TetR/AcrR family transcriptional regulator C-terminal domain-containing protein, whose product MTERKDRIADVNDGEVLDTRLGGGPISRSLILQTALTILDRDGESGLSMRRLSEALKRDPTVLYRHVPNKGAVLDGVVEVVLSQLTVDSADPDWANQLRVVAHDFRRLALAHPNVVPLLVTRPLATPLGRRPPGTLRPLEGVLTLLTGAGFTGADALHIYRVLFGYLHGHILDELQEIVERPEESDHVLRLGLHRLPLTEFPLLRELAPVIGSYDGAAELDRGLDLLLHGLTTTVTHRGSNLSM is encoded by the coding sequence ATGACCGAACGGAAGGATCGCATCGCCGACGTGAATGACGGCGAAGTGCTGGACACCAGACTCGGCGGCGGTCCGATCTCACGCTCGCTGATACTGCAGACGGCGTTGACGATCTTGGATCGCGATGGAGAGAGCGGTCTGTCCATGCGACGTCTCAGTGAGGCGCTGAAGCGGGATCCGACGGTGCTCTACCGGCACGTTCCCAACAAGGGCGCCGTGCTCGACGGTGTCGTCGAAGTCGTCCTGAGCCAACTCACCGTGGACAGTGCGGACCCGGACTGGGCCAATCAGTTACGTGTGGTCGCTCACGACTTCCGTCGGCTGGCTCTGGCGCACCCCAACGTGGTGCCGCTGCTGGTCACGCGCCCCCTGGCGACCCCGCTCGGGCGGCGTCCGCCGGGAACGCTGCGGCCCCTGGAAGGGGTCCTGACGCTGCTGACCGGCGCAGGGTTCACCGGAGCTGATGCCCTGCACATCTACCGAGTGCTCTTCGGATACCTGCACGGCCACATTCTGGACGAACTCCAAGAGATCGTGGAACGTCCCGAGGAATCAGACCATGTCCTGCGCCTGGGTCTGCATCGCCTGCCCCTCACCGAATTCCCGCTCCTACGCGAGCTGGCGCCCGTGATCGGTTCCTACGACGGCGCCGCCGAACTCGACCGCGGTCTGGACCTCCTCCTGCACGGACTGACTACCACCGTCACGCATCGCGGCAGCAACCTCTCGATGTGA
- a CDS encoding Pls/PosA family non-ribosomal peptide synthetase has translation MVTAAVPGAHIPHQYLQSNFAAAPRTLVDILYDTAARYPDAPAIDDGTVQLTYSELVADIEDSVEWLAARGIGRGDRIGIRMPSGTYALYVAILSALATGAAYVPVDADDPDERAHLVFSEANVVAVITEQGLVRGPGSSRGWRAVAPLSRDDAWIIFTSGSTGVPKGVAVTHRSAAAFVDAEAKMFLTDNPLGPGDRVLAGLSVAFDASCEEMWLAWRHGACLVPAPRSLVRSGMDLGPWLVSRDITVVSTVPTLAALWPAEALEAVRLLIFGGEACPPELAERLAVDGREVWNTYGPTEATVVACAARLDGRSPVSIGLPLPGWDLAVVDKDGMPVADGEVGELVIGGVGLARYLDPDKDAEKYAPMPTLGWERAYRSGDLVRLAPEGLYFLGRADDQVKVGGRRIELGEVDSALVHLPGVSGGAAAVRRTAGGTPLLVGYIASADPSFDLDAARAALAEALPAALVPRLVRVDALPTRTSGKVDRDALPWPVEGAEDEAPELGGTMGWLAALWRDVLAAPVDGPEADFFACGGGSLTAAQLVAALRRRYPTVTVADLYDHPRLGSLAGYLDELDPPAQVVTRDVAPTPRLTQAAQVALSLPLATLTGLQWVVWLALLNNVAAELSLVSWVVPLNWWVVLAGFVLFVSPIGRMGIAVLFARMLLGNLQPGTYRRGGAVHLRVWLTERLAQASGAENLAGAPWMVYYARALGNSVGKGVDLHSPPPVTGMLKIGHRASIEPEVDLSGHWVDGDHFHVGHITIGNDATIGARTTLLPGAVIGKNADVAAGSAVVGKVKNGQYWTGSPAVKSGKARHPWPSHRPPRAALWVAVYGVTSVLLAGLPLTALAVGLTVIGWGVRHTTSVLDAVLPALLWTPVATLAALLTYAALTVAGVRLLSLGLREGYHPVRSRIGWQVWATERLLDAARTYLFPLYASLLTPGWLRALGAQVGDGTEISTALFTPKFTVVEDGAFLADDTMVASYELGGGWIHVAKATIGRRAFLGNSGITQPGRKVPDDGLVAVLSATPRKAKAGSSWLGSPPVRLRRQPTAADALRTFHPSPRLKAMRAAVETCRLIPVIVTFAIGVGVLLSLQALIVHLGYLWTVLLGGVVLLVAGAVAGGIAVLAKRVVIGRIEAIEHPLWSSFVWRNEVSDTFVETVAAPWFARAASGTPVMNLWLRGLGAKIGRGVWCETYWLPEADLVTLGAGATVNRGCVVQTHLFHDRIMRMDTVVLDDGATLGPHCVALPAARLGAGATVGPGSLVMRGDEVPASTRWQGNPIAPWDVLRKKRGEGAAKKKRTSRSPEDSAA, from the coding sequence GTGGTGACAGCAGCGGTTCCGGGCGCCCACATTCCCCATCAGTACCTTCAGTCGAATTTCGCTGCCGCGCCGCGCACCCTCGTCGACATCCTGTACGACACCGCCGCCCGGTATCCCGATGCGCCGGCCATCGACGACGGCACCGTCCAGCTCACCTACTCCGAGTTGGTCGCCGACATCGAGGACAGCGTCGAGTGGCTGGCCGCCCGCGGTATCGGCCGAGGCGACCGCATCGGCATCCGGATGCCCTCGGGCACCTACGCCCTCTACGTCGCGATCCTGTCCGCGTTGGCCACCGGTGCCGCCTACGTGCCGGTCGACGCCGACGATCCCGACGAACGCGCGCACCTGGTCTTCAGCGAGGCCAACGTCGTCGCCGTCATCACCGAACAGGGGCTCGTCCGAGGGCCGGGCTCGTCCCGCGGGTGGCGGGCGGTGGCCCCGCTGAGCCGCGACGACGCGTGGATCATCTTCACCTCCGGGTCCACCGGGGTGCCCAAGGGTGTGGCCGTCACCCACCGCAGCGCGGCCGCCTTCGTCGACGCCGAGGCGAAGATGTTCCTCACCGACAATCCGCTGGGCCCCGGCGACCGGGTGCTGGCCGGGCTGTCGGTGGCGTTCGACGCGTCGTGCGAGGAGATGTGGCTGGCGTGGCGGCACGGCGCCTGCCTGGTGCCGGCACCGCGCTCGCTGGTGCGCAGCGGCATGGACCTTGGTCCGTGGCTGGTGTCGCGCGACATCACGGTCGTCTCGACGGTGCCGACCCTCGCAGCGCTGTGGCCGGCCGAGGCCCTTGAAGCCGTCCGGCTGCTGATCTTCGGTGGCGAGGCCTGCCCTCCGGAGCTTGCGGAGCGTCTCGCGGTCGACGGGCGCGAGGTGTGGAACACCTACGGGCCCACCGAGGCGACCGTGGTGGCGTGCGCGGCGCGCCTCGACGGGCGCAGCCCGGTGAGCATCGGGTTGCCGCTGCCCGGCTGGGATCTGGCGGTCGTCGACAAGGACGGGATGCCGGTCGCCGACGGCGAGGTCGGCGAACTGGTCATCGGCGGGGTCGGGCTGGCCCGCTACCTCGATCCGGACAAGGACGCCGAGAAGTACGCCCCGATGCCGACGCTGGGCTGGGAGCGCGCGTACCGCAGCGGCGACCTGGTGCGGTTGGCGCCCGAGGGCCTGTACTTCCTCGGCCGCGCCGACGATCAGGTCAAGGTCGGCGGCCGGCGCATCGAACTCGGGGAGGTCGACTCCGCGCTGGTGCACCTGCCCGGTGTCAGCGGTGGCGCGGCGGCCGTGCGCCGCACCGCCGGCGGCACGCCGCTGCTGGTCGGCTACATCGCCAGTGCCGACCCGTCGTTCGATCTGGACGCCGCGCGCGCCGCGCTCGCCGAGGCGCTGCCCGCGGCGCTGGTGCCGCGGCTCGTGCGGGTCGACGCACTGCCCACCCGCACCTCGGGCAAGGTCGACCGCGACGCGCTGCCGTGGCCGGTCGAGGGCGCCGAGGACGAAGCCCCGGAGCTAGGCGGGACGATGGGCTGGCTGGCGGCGCTGTGGCGCGACGTGCTGGCCGCACCCGTGGACGGTCCGGAGGCGGACTTCTTCGCGTGCGGCGGCGGCTCGCTGACGGCGGCCCAGCTGGTGGCGGCGCTGCGGCGGCGCTACCCGACGGTGACGGTGGCTGACCTCTACGACCACCCGCGCCTCGGCTCGCTGGCCGGCTACCTCGACGAACTGGACCCGCCCGCGCAAGTGGTCACCCGCGACGTCGCGCCGACACCGCGGTTGACGCAGGCCGCGCAGGTGGCGCTGTCGTTGCCGCTGGCCACGCTGACCGGTCTGCAGTGGGTGGTGTGGCTGGCGTTGCTCAACAACGTCGCCGCCGAGCTCTCGCTGGTGTCGTGGGTGGTTCCGCTGAACTGGTGGGTGGTGTTGGCGGGCTTCGTGCTGTTCGTCTCCCCCATCGGTCGGATGGGGATCGCGGTGTTGTTCGCGCGCATGCTGCTGGGCAACCTGCAGCCGGGCACCTACCGCCGCGGCGGAGCGGTGCACCTGCGGGTGTGGCTGACCGAACGGCTGGCGCAGGCCAGCGGTGCCGAGAACCTCGCCGGTGCGCCGTGGATGGTGTACTACGCCCGCGCCCTTGGCAATTCGGTCGGCAAGGGAGTGGACCTGCACTCGCCGCCCCCGGTGACCGGCATGCTCAAGATCGGCCACCGCGCCTCGATCGAACCGGAGGTCGACCTCTCCGGCCACTGGGTCGACGGCGACCATTTCCACGTCGGGCACATCACCATCGGCAACGACGCGACCATCGGCGCGCGGACCACCCTGCTACCCGGCGCGGTAATCGGCAAGAACGCCGATGTGGCCGCCGGATCGGCCGTAGTCGGCAAGGTCAAGAACGGGCAGTACTGGACAGGTTCACCCGCGGTGAAGTCGGGCAAGGCCCGCCACCCGTGGCCGAGCCACCGCCCGCCGCGCGCCGCGCTATGGGTGGCGGTCTACGGGGTGACGTCGGTCCTGCTCGCGGGGCTGCCGCTGACGGCGCTCGCGGTCGGCCTGACCGTCATCGGCTGGGGTGTCCGGCACACCACCTCGGTGCTCGACGCGGTCCTGCCTGCGCTGCTGTGGACCCCGGTCGCCACGCTGGCCGCGCTGCTCACCTACGCCGCGTTGACGGTGGCGGGCGTACGCCTGTTGTCGCTCGGGCTACGGGAGGGCTACCACCCGGTGCGCAGCCGGATCGGCTGGCAGGTCTGGGCCACCGAACGCCTCCTCGACGCCGCCCGCACCTACCTGTTCCCGCTGTACGCCAGCCTGCTGACCCCGGGCTGGCTGCGGGCGCTCGGTGCGCAGGTGGGCGACGGCACGGAGATCTCGACGGCGCTGTTCACCCCGAAATTCACCGTCGTCGAGGACGGCGCGTTCCTCGCCGACGACACCATGGTGGCGTCCTACGAACTGGGCGGCGGCTGGATCCACGTCGCCAAGGCGACCATCGGCAGGCGCGCGTTCCTCGGCAACTCGGGCATCACTCAGCCCGGCCGCAAAGTGCCCGACGACGGTCTGGTGGCGGTGCTGTCGGCGACGCCGCGCAAGGCCAAGGCCGGCTCGTCGTGGTTGGGCAGCCCGCCGGTGCGGCTGCGGCGGCAGCCCACCGCGGCCGACGCGCTGCGCACCTTCCATCCCTCGCCCCGCCTCAAGGCGATGCGCGCGGCGGTCGAGACCTGCCGGCTCATCCCCGTCATCGTCACGTTCGCGATCGGCGTCGGCGTGCTGCTCTCGTTGCAGGCGTTGATCGTTCATCTCGGGTACCTGTGGACGGTGCTGCTCGGCGGTGTGGTCCTGCTGGTCGCCGGTGCGGTGGCCGGCGGTATCGCCGTCCTCGCCAAACGCGTGGTCATCGGGCGAATCGAGGCGATCGAACACCCGCTGTGGTCGTCGTTCGTGTGGCGCAACGAGGTGTCCGACACGTTCGTCGAGACGGTCGCCGCGCCCTGGTTCGCCCGCGCCGCCAGCGGCACACCGGTGATGAACCTGTGGCTGCGCGGCCTCGGCGCGAAAATCGGCCGCGGCGTCTGGTGCGAGACGTACTGGCTGCCGGAGGCGGATCTCGTCACGCTCGGTGCGGGCGCCACCGTCAACCGCGGGTGCGTGGTGCAGACCCACCTCTTCCACGACCGCATCATGCGGATGGACACCGTCGTCCTCGACGACGGCGCCACGCTGGGCCCGCACTGTGTGGCGCTGCCGGCGGCCCGCCTCGGTGCGGGTGCGACGGTGGGGCCGGGGTCGCTCGTCATGCGCGGCGACGAGGTGCCCGCCTCCACCCGGTGGCAGGGCAACCCGATCGCTCCGTGGGATGTGTTGCGCAAGAAGCGCGGTGAGGGCGCGGCGAAGAAGAAGCGGACAAGCCGCAGCCCCGAGGACTCCGCCGCGTGA